A single region of the Methanolacinia paynteri genome encodes:
- a CDS encoding nitrogenase component 1 produces MKFEEDAFFGTLLAIEGITDARAVMNGPNGCRGNPAYFSDRHFPRDNSLNRRSFEELFYFGQSRIPCTYLDSDDYIHGSTDKLREILPLIAEKGDAFIAVVNSPGASLIGDDLNRFLKEAGLEDKCMAFEDAGYSGPLSAGFDKTIVAVLKWLRLNRLPKSKDRVNLLGFSIYQKYWKGNIAELTRLCELMGLSIVSAPGAGSDTATIRESATASYNIVIYPEYAGQTAEWYESELGITTVRPSAGAPVGFDATESWIREVAGATGRDPTPALEDIRRKRTDAYHQISRYFNESDYPKGATFGIKADSSFALPLVKWLYEYLGMLPVSVEFMAGEDTRTVRKLIEFLESTGLPGALSADRETVMQDFCFSDGISGEHLELTGRCRCPVEIFNRISGEIEFTQKAFLGGEGVLYILERIFNALRKFS; encoded by the coding sequence GTGAAATTTGAGGAGGATGCCTTCTTCGGAACACTGCTCGCAATCGAAGGAATAACAGATGCAAGAGCGGTTATGAACGGCCCGAACGGATGTCGCGGCAATCCTGCCTACTTCTCGGACCGCCATTTTCCGAGGGATAATTCACTAAATCGCCGTTCATTCGAAGAGCTCTTCTATTTCGGCCAGTCACGGATTCCCTGTACATATCTCGACAGCGATGACTATATCCACGGTTCAACAGATAAGCTGCGTGAGATCCTGCCCCTGATTGCTGAAAAAGGAGATGCATTCATTGCGGTCGTCAACTCACCTGGGGCATCGCTTATAGGTGACGATCTGAATCGTTTCCTGAAAGAGGCGGGACTTGAGGACAAATGCATGGCGTTCGAAGATGCAGGCTATTCAGGACCCCTGTCGGCTGGTTTTGACAAGACAATAGTTGCCGTACTGAAATGGCTTAGGCTCAACCGGCTACCAAAATCCAAAGACAGGGTAAACCTGCTGGGTTTTTCGATCTACCAGAAATATTGGAAGGGAAACATCGCCGAACTTACCAGACTATGTGAACTTATGGGACTCTCGATTGTATCTGCACCAGGTGCAGGATCGGACACAGCAACGATCAGGGAATCGGCCACAGCATCATACAATATCGTAATATATCCCGAATATGCAGGACAAACAGCCGAATGGTACGAGTCTGAATTAGGGATAACTACAGTCCGTCCTTCCGCCGGGGCACCGGTGGGATTCGATGCAACAGAAAGCTGGATCAGAGAGGTGGCCGGGGCTACTGGACGCGATCCGACCCCCGCACTTGAAGATATCCGGAGAAAACGTACAGATGCCTACCACCAGATATCCAGGTACTTTAACGAATCGGATTATCCCAAAGGGGCAACATTCGGGATAAAGGCGGATTCTTCTTTTGCCCTTCCTCTTGTAAAATGGCTCTATGAATACTTGGGGATGCTCCCCGTTTCAGTAGAATTTATGGCAGGAGAAGATACCAGAACCGTCAGAAAATTAATTGAATTCCTTGAATCAACTGGACTTCCCGGGGCCCTCTCAGCCGATCGCGAAACAGTTATGCAGGACTTCTGTTTCTCAGACGGGATATCAGGAGAACACCTGGAGCTTACCGGGAGATGCAGGTGTCCTGTTGAGATATTCAACAGGATATCAGGAGAGATTGAGTTCACACAGAAGGCATTTCTGGGCGGAGAGGGAGTACTCTATATTCTCGAAAGAATATTCAATGCCCTGAGAAAATTTTCATAA